From the genome of Papaver somniferum cultivar HN1 chromosome 2, ASM357369v1, whole genome shotgun sequence, one region includes:
- the LOC113352448 gene encoding transmembrane protease serine 13-like: MGDRHRIPYQTPPSSPYRSPPSKNPDVSPPKGGPPRFSQPDPRAQKTSSASGPRVTSTKRGDPPRGSQYVVNRPSASQHAELTSAPSPTPHRAEPLDIHPLRSIAPATKPSQKSSVPLSTAPVKGKIVKGSVRRMTRREIRQPRGKLRI; the protein is encoded by the coding sequence ATGGGTGATCGTCATCGGATTCCATACCAGACTCCTCCATCGAGCCCTTATAGATCTCCTCCATCCAAGAATCCTGACGTATCTCCGCCGAAGGGTGGTCCACCTAGGTTTTCCCAGCCAGATCCTCGAGCTCAGAAAACTTCATCTGCGTCTGGTCCCCGAGTTACATCTACTAAGAGAGGGGATCCACCGAGGGGTTCTCAGTATGTTGTTAATCGTCCTTCTGCTTCTCAGCATGCTGAGCTGACGAGTGCACCATCTCCTACTCCTCATCGTGCTGAACCGCTAGATATACATCCTCTTCGTTCAATTGCTCCAGCTACTAAGCCTTCTCAGAAATCTTCGGTCCCACTATCTACTGCTCCTGTAAAGGGGAAAATTGTCAAAGGTTCTGTGCGAAGGATGACCCGTCGAGAAATCCGCCAACCAAGAGGAAAGCTTCGGATATGA